TTATGCCAAGGCCATTAGCCATCCCGTCAGATTGCGTATTCTAGATATTCTGAAGTCCAGGAATACGTGTATTTGCGGAGAGATTGTCGACGAGTTGCCGATTGCGCAAGCCACGGTTTCGCAACATCTCAAAGTCCTGAAAAACGCCGGGCTGATTCGCGGGGCCATCAACGGACCCTCGACCTGTTACTGCATCAACAAAGCGGCAGTCCGGCAATTCAAAAAATTACTCAAGGATTTATAGGGGGCTTGATGAAAAAACTTCAATTTCTCGACCGTTTTCTGACCTTGTGGATATTCTTCGCGATGGCCGTGGGCGTCGGAGTGGGCTACCTTTATCCCGGTTTTTCAAGCATCCTGAACCGGTTGCAATACGGCAACACATCCGTTCCGATCGCGGTCGGCCTGATTCTCATGATGTACCCGCCGTTTACCAAGGTCAAATACGAGGAATTGGGGCGGGTCTTCAGGAACTACCGTATTCTCGCGCTCTCCCTGGTACAGAATTGGGTCATCGGTCCGATACTCATGTTCGCTTTGGCCGTCCTTTTCCTCTCGGACAAGCCTGAATATATGACGGGGCTCATTCTGATCGGTCTCGCCCGGTGTATCGCCATGGTCGTCGTCTGGAACGATCTGGCGGAAGGCAATACCGAATATTGCGCCGGACTCGTCGCGTTCAACTCCGTCTTTCAGGTGCTGTTCTTCTCCGTCTACG
The genomic region above belongs to Deltaproteobacteria bacterium and contains:
- a CDS encoding winged helix-turn-helix transcriptional regulator; this translates as MSKRQTKPCCPEEPIAEFEKELPGNRKWEEVLARYAKAISHPVRLRILDILKSRNTCICGEIVDELPIAQATVSQHLKVLKNAGLIRGAINGPSTCYCINKAAVRQFKKLLKDL